The Streptomyces sp. NBC_01689 genome includes a window with the following:
- a CDS encoding medium chain dehydrogenase/reductase family protein, protein MDTHTAANLVTEVVLPGVVEPSGLQIRTRPAPEPAAGEVLLALEASGVSFAEQQMRRGKYYDQPPFPFVPGYDLVGVVLRTGAGVDPSLTGRRFAALTKVGGWASRVVLPVTDLVEVPAGIDPADAETVVVNGITAWQMLHRVARVRAGGTVLVLGANGGVGSTLVQLAAHAGIRVIGTASPRHHDAVRALGATPLDYRSADLPARVRELAPGGVDAVFDHVGGDGIVDSFRLLARGGTLVSYGTAATRDVAGSSRLPVLKLVGRLLLWKLLPNGRRTHFYNIWAGKRRAAAFQERLRTDLGQVFALLAEGAITAQVAARIPLGRAAEAVGLAESGTVTGKVVLVPDAGTAPRA, encoded by the coding sequence ATGGACACCCACACCGCCGCGAACCTGGTGACCGAAGTCGTGCTGCCGGGAGTCGTGGAGCCCTCCGGCCTGCAGATCCGGACACGCCCCGCGCCGGAGCCGGCGGCCGGTGAGGTCCTCCTCGCGCTGGAGGCCTCCGGCGTCTCGTTCGCCGAGCAGCAGATGCGCCGCGGCAAGTACTACGACCAGCCCCCGTTCCCCTTCGTGCCGGGCTACGACCTGGTCGGCGTGGTGCTCCGGACCGGCGCGGGCGTCGACCCGTCGCTGACCGGCCGCCGCTTCGCGGCCCTGACGAAGGTGGGCGGCTGGGCCAGCCGGGTCGTGCTGCCCGTCACCGACCTGGTCGAGGTGCCGGCCGGCATCGACCCCGCCGACGCCGAGACGGTCGTCGTCAACGGCATCACCGCCTGGCAGATGCTGCACCGCGTCGCCCGGGTCCGGGCCGGTGGCACCGTGCTCGTGCTCGGGGCGAACGGCGGAGTCGGCTCCACCCTCGTCCAGCTCGCCGCCCACGCCGGGATCCGCGTCATCGGCACCGCGTCGCCCCGCCACCATGACGCGGTGCGTGCGCTCGGTGCCACGCCGCTCGACTACCGTTCCGCCGATCTGCCCGCCCGTGTGCGGGAGTTGGCGCCCGGTGGCGTCGACGCGGTCTTCGACCACGTCGGGGGCGACGGCATCGTCGACTCCTTCCGGCTGCTGGCCCGAGGCGGCACGCTCGTGTCGTACGGCACCGCCGCGACGCGTGACGTCGCCGGCTCCTCCAGGCTGCCGGTGCTCAAGCTCGTCGGCCGGCTCCTGCTCTGGAAGCTGCTCCCCAACGGCCGGCGTACGCACTTCTACAACATCTGGGCGGGCAAGCGGCGTGCCGCCGCGTTCCAGGAGCGGCTGCGCACCGACCTCGGGCAGGTGTTCGCGCTGCTCGCCGAGGGCGCCATCACCGCGCAGGTCGCCGCCCGCATCCCGCTCGGCCGCGCCGCGGAGGCCGTCGGCCTGGCGGAGTCCGGCACCGTCACCGGCAAGGTCGTCCTCGTCCCGGACGCCGGGACCGCTCCACGGGCGTGA
- a CDS encoding phosphocholine-specific phospholipase C translates to MTPISRRGFVGLGASVVAGTALGLGSRQALAAGTASGTLRDVRHVVVLMQENRSFDHYFGRLRGVRGFGDRSGITLSGGYPVFNQANGGGRQYPWKLSATPAAGGKDGETLAQCSGDLPHSWTSQHSAWNKGRLDNWVSGVGNVRSLGHLDRSDLPFHYALADAYTICDAYFCSALSATGPNRTYLWSGKVDGSSYDGGDESGLTWQNYAEALQTAGVTWKVYQNAQDNYGDNGCAYFKKFAAARAGDPLYDRGMASVPRVTGSTPDDIAAAIKADVLAGTLPQVSWVVADQASSEHPYAPPGDGAHFVGLVYKALAADPDVFDSTVLFLNYDENDGFFDHVPPPVPPANTAGEFLGSTPYGLGFRVPMVVVSPWTRGGWVSSEVFDHTSVLRFLEAWTTSLGTPAACPNISAWRRKVTGDLTGVFDFAHPVYGAVTLPATGVIGLATCGPLPNPVPTTNALPVQEPGTRPARALPYQPNGYLDHLEFGAGGTVLAWFAMANQGAPAARAAHFSIHPNAYRDTTPWQYTVDAGGTASDYFNIGAGYGDGKYDFTMTGPNRFLRRFRGDATKPGKSAEVSSRYATEPGTGKTAVFFRMANSGSTPVKFTITSNQYRGDGPWTYSVVAGGSAEDYFNAVAHQDGWYDFTVTVDSDAGWSRRFTGHIETGAPSVSG, encoded by the coding sequence ATGACACCGATCAGCCGAAGAGGATTCGTGGGGCTCGGGGCATCCGTGGTGGCCGGCACCGCGCTGGGCCTCGGCTCCCGTCAGGCGCTGGCCGCCGGCACGGCGAGCGGCACCCTCAGGGACGTACGCCATGTCGTCGTCCTCATGCAGGAGAACCGCAGTTTCGACCACTACTTCGGCCGCCTCAGAGGCGTCCGCGGATTCGGCGACCGCAGCGGGATCACGCTCTCCGGCGGGTACCCGGTGTTCAACCAGGCCAACGGGGGCGGCCGTCAGTACCCCTGGAAGCTGAGCGCCACACCGGCCGCGGGCGGCAAGGACGGTGAGACCCTCGCGCAGTGCAGCGGCGACCTTCCGCACTCCTGGACCTCGCAGCACTCCGCGTGGAACAAGGGACGCCTGGACAACTGGGTCTCGGGCGTCGGCAACGTCCGGTCGCTCGGCCACCTGGACCGCTCCGACCTCCCCTTCCACTACGCGCTCGCCGACGCCTACACGATCTGTGACGCCTACTTCTGTTCCGCGCTCAGCGCCACCGGACCCAACCGCACCTACCTCTGGTCCGGCAAGGTCGACGGCTCCAGCTACGACGGAGGCGACGAGTCGGGCCTGACCTGGCAGAACTACGCGGAGGCACTGCAGACGGCCGGAGTGACCTGGAAGGTCTACCAGAACGCGCAGGACAACTACGGCGACAACGGCTGCGCCTACTTCAAGAAGTTCGCCGCGGCCAGGGCCGGCGACCCGCTGTACGACCGGGGCATGGCCTCGGTGCCCCGGGTCACCGGCTCGACCCCCGACGACATCGCCGCCGCCATCAAGGCCGACGTCCTCGCCGGCACGTTGCCCCAGGTGTCCTGGGTGGTCGCCGACCAAGCCTCGTCCGAACACCCGTACGCCCCGCCCGGGGACGGCGCGCACTTCGTCGGCCTGGTGTACAAGGCCCTCGCCGCGGATCCGGACGTCTTCGACTCCACCGTCCTCTTCCTCAACTACGACGAGAACGACGGCTTCTTCGACCACGTGCCGCCGCCGGTGCCCCCCGCGAACACGGCGGGGGAGTTCCTCGGGAGCACTCCGTACGGCCTCGGGTTCCGCGTGCCGATGGTGGTCGTCTCGCCCTGGACACGCGGCGGCTGGGTCTCGTCCGAGGTCTTCGACCACACGTCCGTGCTGCGGTTCCTGGAGGCCTGGACGACCTCGCTGGGCACCCCCGCCGCCTGTCCGAACATCAGCGCCTGGCGTCGCAAGGTCACCGGCGACCTGACCGGAGTCTTCGACTTCGCGCACCCCGTGTACGGCGCCGTGACGCTGCCCGCCACCGGCGTCATCGGCCTGGCCACCTGCGGTCCGCTGCCCAACCCGGTCCCCACCACCAACGCCCTGCCCGTCCAGGAGCCCGGCACCCGGCCCGCCCGCGCGCTGCCGTACCAGCCGAACGGCTACCTGGACCACCTGGAGTTCGGGGCCGGCGGCACGGTCCTCGCCTGGTTCGCCATGGCCAACCAGGGGGCTCCGGCCGCCCGTGCCGCGCACTTCTCGATCCACCCGAACGCCTACCGCGACACCACGCCCTGGCAGTACACGGTCGACGCGGGCGGCACCGCCTCCGACTACTTCAACATCGGCGCGGGGTACGGCGACGGGAAGTACGACTTCACCATGACGGGCCCCAACCGCTTCCTGCGCCGGTTCCGGGGTGACGCGACCAAGCCGGGCAAGTCGGCCGAGGTGAGCTCCCGTTACGCAACCGAGCCCGGGACCGGGAAGACGGCCGTCTTCTTCAGGATGGCCAACTCCGGTTCCACGCCCGTGAAGTTCACCATCACCTCGAACCAGTACCGCGGCGACGGACCCTGGACGTACTCCGTCGTCGCGGGGGGCTCGGCCGAGGACTACTTCAACGCCGTCGCCCACCAGGACGGCTGGTACGACTTCACGGTCACCGTCGACTCGGACGCCGGCTGGTCACGCCGGTTCACCGGGCACATCGAGACGGGCGCCCCGAGCGTCAGCGGCTGA
- a CDS encoding Gfo/Idh/MocA family protein — translation MSELLGVAVLGAGHMGADHIRRIDRVVNGARVAAVADPDSGRAEDAVAGIDAVSVHTEVAAALDAPGVRAVLIASPGPAHEEALLAAFARGLPVLCEKPMVPDSAGALRVVEAEARLGRRLAQIGFMRRYDTEYMRLKALLDSGRLGRPLMLHCTHRNVSSPAGFTSAMVVNSSVSHEIDAARWLLGQELTAVTVLRPRPSSHAPEGLLDPQLLLFETAEGALVDVEVFVNTGFGYQVRCEAVCESGSARIGDEHAMRVTTADGVGQEVTQDYLVRFADAYDREVQAWVDATRAGRVTGPGVWDGYAASAVAEAGVRALEDGGRVTVELAARPDLYA, via the coding sequence GTGAGCGAGTTGTTGGGTGTGGCGGTCCTCGGGGCGGGCCACATGGGAGCCGACCACATACGACGGATCGACCGGGTGGTGAACGGCGCACGGGTCGCGGCGGTGGCCGATCCCGACAGCGGGCGGGCCGAGGACGCCGTCGCCGGGATCGACGCCGTCTCGGTGCACACCGAGGTGGCGGCGGCCCTGGACGCGCCCGGCGTGCGGGCCGTCCTGATCGCCTCCCCCGGCCCCGCCCACGAGGAGGCGCTGCTGGCGGCCTTCGCGCGCGGGCTGCCGGTCCTGTGCGAGAAGCCGATGGTGCCGGATTCGGCCGGGGCGCTGCGGGTGGTGGAGGCCGAGGCACGGCTCGGACGGCGGCTGGCGCAGATCGGCTTCATGCGCCGCTACGACACCGAGTACATGCGTCTGAAGGCCCTCCTGGACAGCGGGCGGCTGGGCCGCCCGCTGATGCTCCACTGCACGCACCGCAACGTCTCCTCGCCGGCCGGCTTCACCTCGGCGATGGTGGTGAACAGTTCGGTCTCCCATGAGATCGACGCGGCGCGCTGGCTGCTGGGCCAGGAGCTCACGGCCGTGACGGTGCTGCGGCCGCGGCCGTCGTCGCACGCGCCCGAGGGTCTTCTCGACCCCCAGCTCCTGCTGTTCGAGACGGCGGAGGGCGCCCTCGTCGACGTGGAGGTCTTCGTCAACACCGGCTTCGGCTATCAGGTGCGCTGCGAGGCCGTCTGCGAGTCGGGGAGCGCGCGGATCGGGGACGAGCACGCGATGCGGGTGACGACGGCGGACGGTGTCGGTCAGGAGGTGACGCAGGACTACCTCGTACGCTTCGCCGACGCCTACGACCGCGAGGTGCAGGCCTGGGTGGACGCCACCCGCGCGGGCCGCGTCACGGGCCCCGGCGTCTGGGACGGGTACGCCGCGTCGGCGGTGGCCGAGGCGGGTGTCCGGGCGCTGGAGGACGGCGGCCGGGTGACCGTCGAACTCGCCGCGCGCCCGGACCTCTACGCGTGA
- a CDS encoding baeRF3 domain-containing protein, which yields MEHALSPATLSELRRPRPYPAVSVLTPTHRREPDNAQDPVRLRNVVAEAKKQIESDPAVTRERRAELVQQLDQAMAEVDLAHAEDGLAIFAAPGEHQVWSLARRVPERVVLSDTFLTRNLVAAQSAERPFWVLSVSADRVTLWDGGGDRVIEERGDGFPLTRSLEDPDAERQERVGDLASTFRAERTRTFLREADSAMSAVLREHDRPLYVTGDTAALSLLDEVGTVTRDAWHLQHGGLAHGTPEAVWQAVRPLIGAEERRNADVVAHELEAARGRKEFAAGVDEVWQHASQGRIRLLAVEENYRETVRDGGDHLVPAESGDLDAREDIVDEIVEQCLETGAEVRFVPDGSLGDAKGIAGVLRY from the coding sequence ATGGAGCATGCGCTGAGTCCCGCAACCCTCTCCGAACTGCGCCGGCCGCGGCCCTACCCCGCGGTGTCCGTGCTGACGCCGACGCACCGCCGCGAACCGGACAATGCCCAGGATCCGGTCCGGCTGCGCAACGTCGTGGCCGAGGCGAAGAAGCAGATCGAGTCCGATCCGGCGGTCACCCGCGAGCGGCGCGCCGAACTGGTCCAGCAGCTCGACCAGGCGATGGCCGAGGTCGACCTGGCGCACGCCGAGGACGGGCTGGCGATCTTCGCGGCGCCGGGCGAGCACCAGGTGTGGTCGCTGGCCCGCCGGGTCCCCGAGCGCGTCGTGCTCTCGGACACCTTCCTGACCCGCAACCTGGTCGCCGCCCAGTCCGCCGAGCGCCCGTTCTGGGTGCTGTCCGTCTCGGCCGACCGGGTGACCCTGTGGGACGGCGGCGGTGACCGGGTCATCGAGGAGCGCGGCGACGGCTTCCCGCTGACCCGCAGCCTGGAGGACCCGGACGCGGAGCGCCAGGAGCGCGTCGGCGACCTGGCCAGCACCTTCCGCGCCGAGCGGACCCGGACGTTCCTCCGCGAGGCCGACAGCGCGATGAGCGCCGTGCTCCGGGAGCACGACCGCCCCCTGTACGTCACCGGTGACACGGCCGCGCTCTCCCTCCTGGACGAGGTCGGCACGGTCACCAGGGACGCGTGGCACCTCCAGCACGGGGGTCTCGCGCACGGCACGCCGGAGGCGGTGTGGCAGGCGGTCCGTCCGCTGATCGGCGCCGAGGAGCGGCGCAACGCCGACGTGGTGGCCCACGAGCTCGAAGCCGCCCGCGGCCGCAAGGAGTTCGCCGCCGGGGTCGACGAGGTGTGGCAGCACGCGTCGCAGGGACGGATCCGGCTGCTCGCCGTGGAGGAGAACTACCGCGAGACGGTCCGCGACGGCGGCGACCATCTCGTACCCGCCGAGAGCGGGGACCTGGACGCCCGGGAGGACATCGTCGACGAGATCGTCGAACAGTGTCTGGAGACCGGCGCCGAGGTCCGTTTCGTCCCCGACGGCAGCCTGGGTGACGCGAAAGGCATCGCCGGGGTGCTGCGTTACTGA
- a CDS encoding FMN-binding glutamate synthase family protein: MLSLLLVVLALAGALVLACAVSAWWWCATGVLLALTAVGARDLAQTRRSELRDLPLLGHLRLPLEALRPHLQRHVLERDHDGRPYDRAVRGLVSARADGAEPVEPFGTGRDVYGAGHEFLVPSMSPVEVARETPVIRVGGPDCTQPYDMALLNVSAMSFGALSANAVLALNRAAALGGFAHDTGEGGLSDHHLRGGGDLVWEIGTGYFGCRTAEGGFDEREFADKAALPEVRCVSLKLSQGAHPGVGGVLPGVKVSAEIARTRGVAQGRTVFSPPHHQVFSTPRELVAFLAGMRRAAGGKPTGLKLCVGSRRQFLALCKAMLAEGITPDFIVVDGAEGGSGAAPAEFSGRLGTPLTEGLITVHNALVGTGLRERVRVGASGRIATGTDLVRRLLQGADYTNAARAMLFALGCRQAQRCHTNTCPSGVATQDPRRVRVLDVADKSVRVHRYQRATVRSATRIMAAMGVRHPGELTPGQLLRRTDPTTVRSYAELYTWLEPGVLLAEAPADWERDWAAADPDSF; this comes from the coding sequence ATGCTCTCGCTGCTGCTCGTGGTCCTCGCTCTGGCCGGGGCCCTGGTCCTGGCGTGCGCCGTGTCCGCCTGGTGGTGGTGCGCGACGGGCGTCCTGCTGGCGCTGACGGCGGTCGGAGCCCGGGACCTGGCGCAGACCCGCCGCTCGGAGCTGCGCGACCTCCCCCTCCTGGGCCATCTGCGCCTGCCCCTGGAAGCCCTGCGCCCGCACCTGCAGCGCCATGTCCTGGAGCGCGACCACGACGGGCGTCCGTACGACCGTGCGGTGCGCGGTCTCGTGTCCGCGCGGGCCGACGGCGCCGAGCCGGTGGAGCCGTTCGGCACCGGCCGGGACGTGTACGGCGCGGGGCACGAATTCCTGGTGCCGTCGATGAGCCCGGTCGAGGTGGCGCGGGAGACGCCCGTGATCCGCGTCGGAGGACCGGACTGCACCCAGCCGTACGACATGGCGCTGCTGAACGTTTCGGCGATGAGCTTCGGAGCGCTGTCCGCGAACGCGGTGCTCGCGCTCAACCGGGCCGCGGCGCTCGGCGGTTTCGCCCACGACACCGGCGAGGGCGGCCTGTCGGACCATCATCTGCGCGGCGGCGGGGATCTCGTCTGGGAGATCGGCACCGGGTACTTCGGCTGCCGGACCGCCGAAGGCGGCTTCGACGAGCGGGAGTTCGCGGACAAGGCCGCGCTGCCGGAGGTCAGGTGCGTGTCGCTCAAGCTCTCCCAGGGCGCGCACCCGGGTGTCGGCGGGGTGCTGCCCGGCGTGAAGGTGAGCGCCGAGATCGCCCGGACGCGAGGCGTGGCACAGGGGCGCACCGTGTTCTCGCCGCCGCACCACCAGGTCTTCTCCACCCCCCGTGAACTCGTGGCGTTCCTCGCCGGGATGCGGCGGGCGGCGGGCGGCAAGCCGACCGGTCTCAAGCTCTGCGTCGGGTCGCGCCGGCAGTTCCTCGCCCTGTGCAAGGCGATGCTCGCGGAAGGGATCACCCCCGACTTCATCGTGGTCGACGGCGCGGAGGGCGGCAGCGGGGCCGCGCCCGCGGAGTTCTCCGGCCGGCTCGGAACGCCGCTCACCGAGGGGCTGATCACGGTGCACAACGCGCTGGTCGGGACCGGCCTGCGCGAGCGGGTGCGGGTCGGCGCGAGCGGCAGGATCGCGACCGGCACGGACCTCGTCAGACGGCTGCTCCAAGGGGCCGACTACACGAACGCGGCCCGCGCGATGCTGTTCGCCCTCGGATGCCGCCAGGCGCAGCGCTGTCACACCAACACCTGCCCGTCCGGTGTCGCGACCCAGGATCCACGCCGCGTCCGCGTCCTGGACGTGGCCGACAAGTCCGTACGGGTGCACCGGTACCAGCGGGCCACGGTCCGCAGCGCCACCCGGATCATGGCCGCGATGGGAGTGCGGCATCCCGGCGAACTCACCCCGGGCCAGCTGCTGCGCCGCACGGATCCGACGACCGTGCGCTCGTACGCGGAGCTCTACACGTGGCTGGAGCCCGGGGTCCTGCTCGCCGAGGCGCCCGCGGACTGGGAGCGGGACTGGGCGGCGGCGGACCCGGACTCCTTCTGA
- the asnB gene encoding asparagine synthase (glutamine-hydrolyzing), with amino-acid sequence MCGITGWVSFDRDLRAEGETLDAMTETMSCRGPDDRGTWTEGPAALGHRRLAIIDLPGGRQPMTAETPEGTVALVYSGEAYNFTELRRELTGRGHRFSTDSDTEVVLRGYLEWGAELAGRLNGMYAFAIWDGRRDQLVMIRDRMGIKPFYYFRTPDGVLFGSEPKAILANPLAPARVRLDGLRELFTFVKTPGHAIWDGMHEVEPGTVVTVDRSGLRRHVYWELETRPQTDDRDTSIATVRTLLDDIVRRQLVADVPRCTLLSGGLDSSAMTALAARQLAEHGERVRSFAVDFVGQTDHFVADELRGTPDTPFVHDVADASGTDHRDIVLDVQALADPEVRAKVIRARDLPMGFGDMDTSLYLLFQAVREHSTVALSGESADEVFGGYLQFFDEEARRADTFPWLLRFQRDFGDDAGILRPELTEAMNLDAYVADGYRTAVAGIRRLEGESDFEYRMRRICYLHLTRFVRVLLDRKDRTSMAVGLEVRVPYCDHRLVEYVYNTPWSLKSFDGREKSLLREATADVIPKSVYDRVKSPYPSTQDPKYAIALQDHAKDLLARPTHPVFDLVDPERLHRAAHRDTPQITQASRRGLERTLDLAVWLDLYAPEVSFS; translated from the coding sequence ATGTGCGGCATCACCGGATGGGTCTCCTTCGACCGCGATCTGCGTGCCGAGGGCGAGACATTGGATGCAATGACGGAGACGATGTCCTGCCGCGGCCCCGACGACCGCGGCACCTGGACCGAGGGCCCCGCGGCCCTCGGTCACCGCAGGCTCGCGATCATCGACCTGCCCGGCGGACGGCAGCCCATGACCGCCGAGACCCCCGAAGGCACGGTGGCACTGGTCTACTCGGGGGAGGCGTACAACTTCACCGAGCTGCGCCGTGAGCTGACCGGCCGCGGTCACCGCTTCTCGACCGACTCCGACACGGAGGTCGTGCTGCGCGGCTACCTGGAATGGGGCGCGGAACTCGCCGGCCGGCTCAACGGCATGTACGCCTTCGCGATCTGGGACGGCCGCCGCGACCAGCTCGTGATGATCCGCGACCGCATGGGCATCAAGCCCTTCTACTACTTCCGGACCCCCGACGGCGTCCTGTTCGGCTCCGAGCCCAAGGCGATCCTGGCCAACCCGCTCGCCCCCGCACGGGTCCGCCTCGACGGCCTGCGCGAGCTCTTCACCTTCGTCAAGACACCCGGGCACGCGATCTGGGACGGCATGCACGAGGTCGAGCCCGGCACCGTCGTCACCGTCGACCGCTCCGGGCTGCGCCGGCACGTCTACTGGGAGCTGGAGACCCGGCCGCAGACCGACGACCGCGACACCTCGATCGCCACCGTGCGCACGCTCCTCGACGACATCGTGCGCCGCCAGCTCGTCGCGGACGTGCCGCGCTGCACCCTGCTCTCCGGCGGCCTCGACTCCTCCGCCATGACGGCGCTCGCCGCCCGGCAGCTCGCCGAGCACGGGGAGCGGGTCCGCAGTTTCGCCGTCGACTTCGTGGGCCAGACCGACCACTTCGTCGCCGACGAACTCCGCGGCACCCCGGACACCCCCTTCGTCCACGACGTGGCCGACGCCTCCGGCACCGACCACCGCGACATCGTCCTGGACGTGCAGGCCCTGGCCGATCCGGAGGTCCGCGCCAAGGTGATCAGGGCGCGGGACCTCCCGATGGGCTTCGGGGACATGGACACCTCGCTGTACCTGCTGTTCCAGGCCGTCCGCGAGCACTCCACCGTCGCGCTCTCCGGGGAGTCCGCCGACGAGGTCTTCGGCGGCTATCTGCAGTTCTTCGACGAGGAGGCCCGTCGCGCCGACACCTTCCCGTGGCTCCTGCGGTTCCAGCGCGACTTCGGCGACGACGCCGGCATCCTGCGCCCCGAGCTCACCGAGGCGATGAACCTGGACGCGTACGTCGCCGACGGCTACCGCACGGCCGTCGCCGGGATCCGGCGCCTCGAAGGGGAGAGCGACTTCGAGTACCGGATGCGGCGGATCTGCTACCTCCACCTCACCCGGTTCGTCCGTGTCCTGCTCGACCGCAAGGACCGCACGAGCATGGCGGTCGGCCTGGAGGTGCGGGTGCCGTACTGCGACCACCGGCTCGTCGAGTACGTGTACAACACGCCGTGGTCCCTGAAGTCCTTCGACGGCCGGGAGAAGAGCCTGCTGCGGGAGGCGACCGCCGACGTGATCCCCAAGTCCGTGTACGACCGGGTCAAGAGCCCCTATCCGTCCACCCAGGACCCCAAGTACGCGATCGCCCTGCAGGACCACGCGAAGGACCTGCTGGCCCGGCCGACGCACCCGGTCTTCGACCTCGTCGACCCGGAACGGCTGCACCGCGCCGCCCACCGCGACACCCCGCAGATCACGCAGGCGTCGCGGCGGGGCCTGGAACGGACCCTGGACCTCGCGGTGTGGCTGGACCTCTACGCCCCCGAGGTGTCCTTCAGCTGA
- a CDS encoding DUF4232 domain-containing protein: MRLRSALVLPAAAAALFLAVPQAGAAATGSARPAVPKPAKCADRATVVRAHLAADPRLVHISVTNLSPRTCTVDRIPTVVFGDLDGAALPVPAGDSGPYPVGAGRTVYAAVRTIADVTDPEARRVDSISVSADPARFGRSFTARELGAGDAVLVWEPVTTWWQPSQAAADRQVS; this comes from the coding sequence ATGCGCCTCCGCTCCGCTCTCGTCCTCCCGGCCGCCGCCGCGGCACTGTTCCTCGCCGTGCCGCAGGCCGGTGCGGCCGCCACCGGCTCCGCCCGGCCGGCCGTCCCCAAGCCCGCCAAGTGCGCCGACAGGGCCACCGTCGTCCGCGCCCATCTGGCCGCCGACCCCCGGCTGGTGCACATCAGCGTCACCAACCTGTCCCCGCGGACCTGCACCGTCGACCGCATCCCGACGGTCGTCTTCGGGGACCTCGACGGCGCCGCCCTGCCGGTGCCCGCCGGTGACAGCGGTCCGTACCCCGTCGGCGCGGGCCGGACGGTGTACGCGGCGGTGCGGACGATCGCCGATGTGACGGACCCCGAGGCCCGACGGGTGGACTCGATCAGCGTCTCGGCGGACCCCGCGCGGTTCGGGCGGTCCTTCACGGCGCGTGAGCTGGGCGCGGGGGACGCCGTTCTCGTGTGGGAGCCGGTCACCACGTGGTGGCAGCCCTCCCAGGCCGCCGCGGACCGTCAGGTCAGCTGA
- a CDS encoding alpha/beta hydrolase, whose product MPSVHHRWTYVGARAAALALLTAGLPSAAVAADAPDLSRFYHQKITWGACVGDGMPADLQCGKVTVPLDYAHPQSGTLDVAIARYRATGPSRGSVLLNFGGPGGAGVPELAQDGGKDFMDLTNGYDVVTFDPRGVGRSSPVSCGNGAGTTGAVGDGGDAQAMLKALRKVASECTAHSGPVLTHMGTVNASRDMDVMRQALGDKKLNYLGFSYGTRLGAVYAAQFPKKTGRMVLDGVDTLTESMAEQGLVGAEGQQTALDDFLTWCTEDVSCPFGEDSREAREDVVRLVASLDRDPVPTSLGQMFSGQDLAAAVGQALYSRRMWPALERALASLVQDGDTQGLAQLSGGGASLPASRTTPGSGATGAPHAGLAGPGDIPVDNLPAAFMAINCADDPDRPSAEQAAKDLDKLRAAYDQASPVFGRYRLTQVLLCHGRPKGTDYIRDDVHNVRTPKMLLVGTRGDPATPYRWTEETAARLGSAAVVLDNRSEGHTGYASSKCVHQKVDNFLLYGALPKNGSSCGPESGRDEP is encoded by the coding sequence ATGCCGTCCGTGCACCACCGCTGGACCTACGTCGGAGCCCGCGCGGCGGCACTGGCTCTGCTGACGGCGGGACTGCCCTCGGCGGCCGTGGCCGCCGACGCACCCGACCTGTCCCGCTTCTACCATCAGAAGATCACCTGGGGAGCCTGCGTGGGCGACGGGATGCCCGCCGACCTCCAGTGCGGGAAGGTGACCGTCCCGCTGGACTACGCGCACCCGCAGAGCGGGACCCTCGACGTCGCGATCGCGCGGTACCGCGCGACCGGACCGTCGAGGGGGTCCGTGCTGCTGAACTTCGGCGGCCCCGGCGGGGCCGGGGTCCCGGAGCTCGCGCAGGACGGCGGCAAGGACTTCATGGACCTCACCAACGGCTACGACGTGGTGACCTTCGACCCCCGGGGCGTCGGCCGGTCCTCGCCGGTCAGCTGCGGCAACGGGGCCGGCACGACCGGGGCCGTCGGCGACGGCGGTGACGCGCAGGCCATGCTCAAGGCCCTGCGCAAGGTCGCCTCCGAGTGCACCGCGCACTCCGGCCCGGTACTGACCCACATGGGCACGGTCAACGCGTCCCGGGACATGGACGTCATGCGGCAGGCGCTCGGCGACAAGAAGCTCAACTACCTCGGCTTCTCGTACGGGACCCGGCTGGGCGCGGTGTACGCGGCCCAGTTCCCGAAGAAGACCGGCCGCATGGTGCTCGACGGTGTGGACACGCTCACCGAGTCGATGGCCGAGCAGGGACTGGTGGGCGCCGAGGGGCAGCAGACCGCGCTGGACGACTTCCTCACCTGGTGCACCGAGGACGTGTCCTGCCCCTTCGGGGAGGACTCGCGCGAGGCCCGGGAGGACGTCGTCCGGCTCGTCGCCTCGCTGGACCGGGACCCGGTCCCGACCAGCCTCGGGCAGATGTTCTCGGGCCAGGATCTCGCGGCCGCGGTCGGCCAGGCACTGTACAGCCGCCGGATGTGGCCGGCGCTGGAGCGGGCCCTCGCCTCGCTCGTCCAGGACGGTGACACCCAGGGGCTCGCGCAGCTGTCGGGCGGCGGCGCCTCGCTGCCCGCCTCCCGTACGACCCCCGGCTCCGGCGCGACGGGCGCCCCGCACGCCGGGCTCGCCGGCCCTGGGGACATCCCGGTGGACAACCTGCCCGCCGCGTTCATGGCGATCAACTGCGCGGACGACCCGGACCGGCCCAGCGCCGAGCAGGCCGCCAAGGACCTCGACAAGCTGCGCGCCGCCTACGACCAGGCCTCGCCGGTCTTCGGCCGGTACCGGCTCACCCAGGTGCTGCTGTGCCACGGCCGCCCCAAGGGCACCGACTACATCCGCGACGACGTACACAATGTCCGTACCCCGAAGATGCTGCTCGTGGGCACCCGCGGGGACCCGGCGACCCCGTACCGCTGGACCGAGGAGACCGCCGCGAGGCTCGGCTCGGCCGCGGTGGTGCTCGACAACCGGAGCGAGGGCCACACGGGGTACGCCTCCTCCAAGTGCGTGCACCAGAAGGTCGACAACTTCCTGCTGTACGGCGCGCTGCCCAAGAACGGCAGTTCCTGCGGCCCGGAGAGCGGCAGGGACGAACCCTGA